In the Silene latifolia isolate original U9 population chromosome 1, ASM4854445v1, whole genome shotgun sequence genome, CTTTATTGCTTCAGTCCTACCTTTAAGATTCTTTCTCCTCGCCTTTTTTTTAACTAATGCATAGCTCTAGTCCTATATTTAATAGTTCCTTTCTCCCTCAACTTTTCTAACTAATGCATAATTGCATACCATGAATCCGTGACTTAATTATCTGAAAAGAGCATGTCAGCTTTGTTCAGAGGTGGAACCTATATTGTAAAAATCAATTATAATTCAAAAGTTTCAAAACCAAAAAGGCCAACTAACATCAGTTGTTATAACTTACAAAGATTTTCAAAGGTCGTTCCAACCTTTAAACACCCGCTTAAAGTGTTTTGCACAACAGTTTTGACATAGAGTGGCTAGTGACAAATTTGCAAGTTTTTGAAACATGTTCCTGCAGAATACAGACACGATATACCAGATTCCAAGAATTAACTACTTCTCTCTAGTCCCACAAGGTCGATGCCCGAAGAAGTAATATGTCAATACCATTTACCACATTCCAATTTGTTGCGTAATGACAAACATGCAAGATTCTTGGTTGAACTATTTATCAAAGTGGGAAAAAACAAAAGGCTACAGCAACACAAGTGGTGGTTGGACATACGATGTTTAGGAGTAGAAGCTGTACTTACTTGCTTTGTGAGTTTATCTAATTTCTGACGAAATTCGCGTCGCTTCTGCTCCAGCATCTCCTGCTTTTTACGAAGCTGCTCTTTCATAACCTCCAAACTCTCCATCTTTTTCTGTGCTGGGGGAGCCGGTTTGGGGCTGTTCACAAGTTTTAAGTCATTGCTAGCAGTCACACTGCCACCAGGGGGTTTAAGGGTAACCACTTTCGGAGCAGCATGCTGAACATTAATTTTTCCTTTACTAATAACAGCAGGATGGGTTGATCCTGAAGCAGCCATCACATCCTGCGGAGAAATAGATGCATTGTTGGGACTGCTGACATCATTATCAGCAATGCTATCTCTATTTGCCCACCAGAGCTTGATGAAACGGCTACCCATTACAGCATCAGGTGCTTTGAGAGCTTTTTCTGCCTCTTCCCTTTTGGAGAATTGCACAAAAGCACGTTCACTATTGGCCGGGATGTATATATCAATTACTTCTCCAAATTTCCTGAAATGAGAGAGAAGGTTCTCTCTCTTGTTATCTTTCAGTGGAATGCAATTCACAAATAAAGTCCGATGTGCTTTCTGCGATGATTTCCTAACAGTACCTCCTGCATTTTGCAGCTTAGAAGTTGTCATCACTGATTTTGAACCAAAAAGAGCTCCATTATTTTGCTTTCCTACATGGAAATTCCCTTGACCAACACTTGAGGGTTCACAGGTTTCTTTTGCTGGAAACTCTGGAGCCTTTGTCCTTGCATCAAATTTCTCCTTTGGTTCCAGtttattctttgaatttctgAGTCTTCCCCACACGGAAGAACTTGTGCTCTGGGCAGCAGTAAAATCCCCCCTGCTTCTGACTGCATGATCTGAAAGGTCAGCGTCCATAAAGGAAACAGTTTCGTCAAAACCAGATGAATGCAACCCGAGCATTGGGGTGGATGTCTCATGAGCATCATTGTTCCATAGCGGCTGATCAGGGTCATACACGTCAGTTCCACCAGCATTAGTAGCACCAGCTAACACCTCCTCATCCACAGAAGAAATGTCTGTTAGACTATGAGGGCCTCTGCTGTTGATTAAAGAGCTAGAAACATCTGCAGAAGAGATGAATCCATTTCCAGCAGATGGACCCAAGATTTGTGCACTCGGGAGAGAAACAGGGAGATTAAACTGAGACAAGCTCTGCACATTTGGAAGAACCATAAATACATGTGATATATTGTTATTATATTTCCAAGCCACAACTGTTATAAGAAAGAAGCACAGAAGATTAAACTGAGACTGACCAACAGCTGCAAAAACAGAATTATGTAATGAGTTTTATGGAACCAACTTCTTAGGTTATACAGAAAGATATTGCATATGCCTCAGGAATCTAGATATTACCTTATGTTTGAGACGAAGGGTGTCGTGCTAGATACAGTAAGAGTTGCACGTTAGAACAAGATACTGGTATTTCATACCCTTTAATCCCTTATGTCCCAATAAGATAGATCAcctatccattttattttgtcccaAAATGATCAATCCATTTCTAAACTTAGTTGACTAAAATGGTTGAATTATCTTTCCCTTGGATAAAAATAAATTAACTGATTATGGTCGGGCAAATTATTGATGATTTCAAATGACATTTCATGTTACTTAAGACTCCAAAACATGTTGGGACTAAGGTTTTGTTGCTGTCGTAGTCAAACTCAAAGGTGAGGGCGACGTTCCTATTGAATAAAACATATATTTTTCCTGTATCCCTGAAAATGAGTTTGAACCAAAAAGTCATCACTCCTGTTGAGTGGTAGGAGTATTACATTAAATGTATCCCCACATCACGCTAGATGAAAAGATCTACTTAAATAGTACAAAAAAGTTGtttaaaaaataagaaaaattatGCAAGGTTTAACGGAAAGAAATCTCAAGTAACGTCCCTCCCTCCCAACATTTCCCCTATCAACCGCGACCTCCCTCAATCCCTCCCAACATTTGCCCTATCAACCCCCAACCACAATACACAAAAATAATGCACAGAAATAAGAGCCGAAATGTTTGACACTTCCTAGCAAAGTGCACACCCGTGGGTTAACAGCAAACAAAATCTCCGTACAGGAGATCCGACATTGATAAAGACGCATAGGTGAAACAACAAAAACTATAATTAAGACTCACAAAGAAGACACACGTATTAACAAATATGCAGTATACAAATACAGAATACTTCCCTACAACAGGAGGATATGAATGTCACCTGCACATACCTGAACATCTTCCACAACAATTCGATTGACACCATGCTCCATTGGGCACATATCGCCTCTCAGACAAAATCCACGTTCCTCAAAGTCTCTACATCGTTGGCGTTGGATACCCATGTTCATTGAAGGATTCATCTGTGGTCCAAGGATTCCTTGCAGCCCAAGAGGATTAATCGCATTGATCGAACCATTCGGAATGGTGGGAACTAGTCCAAAGCCACTCCATGACGCGCTTTGTGCATTTGGAACAGGCAACCCTCTTCCACTGAACATAGACGGTGGGATGGAGGCTTGATGAACCATTTGAGAAGCTACATCAATGGACCCAAATCGAGTCTCTCTTTGGAAATATCCacctcttcctctacctctaccaTTCCCAGGCTCACCAAATTGACGGGTAAAATTTGTACCAGTAAGTCGCCTCTTAGAGAAGTCCCTATTTAAAGGGTTCTGAGACTGGAAATCACCCTGCCCATTTTGAAATGGTCTGTTGCGCTTTCTATAGGGCTGTGTCAGAGCTTGTTCGAGTGAATCTTTGTCTGATGACTGAGCCTCTGTGTCCCGTCTCCGATGCTTATGATTAcggtcatcatcatcattatcactAATTTCCTTCTCATCTGGATCACTGGTACAATCAGGAGGAGAAAGATCAGTCGACTTCAGGGATTGAGTATTCAGCTCCATGCTCATCCCACTTTCAAATATATATCACTTAAGGCACCTCGAATTTATTGCATCTGAAAATTGAAATCTCTGCTATTAGATAGCAAAATTCTACAAAGCACCTACAatggcacaaaaaaaaaaaaaaggaaaaaaaaaaatctatctaGAACATAGCAAATACTGAAAGCATGTAGAGGTAGTACACAGCCAACACAAAAGAAGGTAAAGCTGATGAAGTATATTTTTCAGTAACATCCtacacaacaacattaccccagtgcctcaatggctcccacaAATTGCGAGAGCTAAGGGGAGTCGAATGTACGCAGTATTTCCCTTGTGTTGGCAACACAAAGAGGTTGTTTCCGAATGACTCGAGATGAAAACTGCGTCGAGAATTGCATCGAAGGACCGATACTTACAAGAGAAAGAACGCAACCACTTTAGTGAgtcattttgatttattcaaAACAAATTAACATATAGAAAGCAAAATAAAAGGGTTTTCCTCATGTCTACCCTTGTGTTTCTACCTTTTCTCACTTGTACCCCTGCTTTTTTATTATCCCACTTATGCCCTTGTAGTTTTTCACCTGTCCCAAACGTGACGTTACTGCATTTTTCGGACATTTAAGTTCTGTTAGCTGCTCCCCTCCATTATGACAACACCTTCGTCATCACCTATCACCACCCTCACCCCACTTCAATTCATCTTCTTCAATCAACCTCTAATTTTGAGAGTAACATCTAAATCACCTAGCTCAATTAAAATTATCCCCTTCTCCCCCAATTCCTACCAAGCTAGCCCCAATTTCTTAGCCTTACACCTACACCACCATTGTTCCCACCATTAGACCACTAGCCTATGTTACTTCGACACTTCATATGAGCTCATGTACCCGTGTCCGACACTCGATCCTTGGACAATGGTATGACACTCggacacttcattttagaccaaaaacttcgacattttttttaaaaaaagccgTGTCCGAAAATTGGATACGCACCCGTGTCCGACCCTTCAAGCCACCCTTCAAGCCGAGTCGAAGTAACATAGCCACCAGCACCAAGCACCGATCACCTCACCGCAGTGGCGGATTTCCCTTATCTTGGGCCAGGGCCGCCCCCCAAAGTACTTTTTAGGGTGGTATAATACTATAATCAATGATAATATATCTTTCCCAACGTACTAACTTTAAATACAACACATTTTTAGGATAACTTGAATGGTGATTGAGAAATCAAACAATTTATTCGGCGTAATTGTGAATGACTTATATTAAGTATTTGATAATACTTCTCACAATATCTATGGAAATATATGATGATAAGTTATAATCAGATTTAAGTACAAATTTAAAGGTGTAAGTTTCGTTTTGATGGTTCAACACCTTTTTTGGTTGCTAATATATTTTCTATATTTTATTTATTCGTGTACGAAGTATATTTTTATTGAACTAGTCATTACGATAATGAAGATTGTTAGTTAAATCTTTTCCTTTTTGTTAATATTTTATCTTAGAAGTGTGATTTTTTTTGTGAAGATTTGTTTATATAAGAAGTTATGTTTATAAAGCCTCTCTTTAAATTGTATAAACTGTCGTCTTTTTTTACAAGTAATTGAAGATTCGATTATTTATTTTTCGGCCCCCCTAGAAAATATCTTCAAGATCCGCCATTGCCTCACCGTCACACTTTTGACATCATCATCTACCTTCAAACACTATAACCTAGCTCCACCAAATTTTCCCAACCTTTCTCTAGCCGCCAAACTGATTCGTCACCATTAACAACCCATCAAATGAGATTGAGCACTGTGGTCGGATGTCGTGGCACTCCTAGCTACGAATAGTGGTGCAACCCAACAAGTGGTTTGTTAAGTGAGATCAATCGTAGCGAGGTATTGTAGAGAAGGGTCGTTCTTGTAATTATGGTGGTGTATGAAATGGGTGGAGGCAGGAGTGTTCTAGGTTGTAGATGGTGGTTGTAGGCAGTCCATGGATTGCGCTAGGGTGGCGGGTGCCGGGAAGGGTGTAGTGGGCAGTACTAATGGACCTAAGTGACGGAAAAAGTAGTAAGGCTATGTATGGGAACAAGATAAAAATGCAAGGGTTCAAGTGAGAAAACGTAAAAACATAGGGGTACCCATGAGAAAAACCCAAGAAGTAATGACAACCTTATTCAAAGCAAAGTAACATATTGAATCGACATTGGGTGTCGCCATGTCGGGTGCCTATGCCCAAATTTTACAACTTAAAAGCTGTCCACTTAGAAATAAAGCTTGTCCGTATGGCCACAAACACCTAAAGTTGCTCCAACATTCTCATATAGCAAAAAATCAGAATATCTGTCTGAACAAACATACAAGAATGCAACTTGACTAAAACCAGAAAAGAAGTAAAGGATATCAACCAGTATTGAATGTTGTAGGTGGACACAAAACGCCACATACAATTGAAACAAACATATAGATAAACGAGAAAAAGAGTGCAGTTTCTTATTGTCCAAATACGTAGATTCTAATCCTATGAGACAATAAATCGACGGTTACAGACAATAACTTATCATCATGCATGCTGAGATGAAACATTCTGCTCCTGATTCATTAATAATTTGAAAGAGACCATATAGTAGAAACATGCATACAGACAAAAAAAAGCAGCTAAGGGCATTATCTTATGCAACGACATTGTGACAACTCATAAATTTCACAACTTTCGTATAGACACCTGAACACCTAATCAAATGTCATGACAATTCAACCCACCATGATCCAATTATGGCTGACAATCTGAAATCGCTTTTTAAGTTGAGTAAAACATATCCGTATATCATTTTCAACAACTTCAGAACTGATCTTCTAAACACAAATGAATTATGTGCACTATGCAGTACACAAAATTCAATAGAACCCCGCTAATTAAGCCTTGTCTATTGTGAAGCAATAAGTCAATTTGCTTAAACCTTTTATAAGACTGTAACAAAAAATATAACAAGTAAAGAGAGGAGTCACATCAAACTCAGGATCTTCGCCGTCACTACAGGTGCCTACAAAGAGGCTCCCTCTCTAACAAGGATAAAGGATGGACGAGTGTAGCCATTCTCCCAAACAGTAGAGAAGTTGTTTATGATTGATCAATAACTGAAAAGGGGCGATTATATGCAACTTCATGTAAAGAATAACCACAAAGGGTTTAAGAGAGATTTCGATGTAATCCACCAAATCACGCAGCCAAACAGCAATGCCTAAAGGGATATATAGGAAATGGAGCATCTAACTATCTTGTACTTCCTCTCATTCTTAGAAATCGCTCAATTTCTACTTTCGTCTTATTTTCGATATTGCTCCATTTTACTTTGAGCATGTTATGTGTGACTAAAATTCAATGTTGTGATGGTGAGACCCGCCACCCCACTCACACCCATTTACAATCCTTAACATTTATGCAAACTAAATTGGTCAATTCCAAAGAACTGGAGTGAATATAAAACTAGCCTATTTGAAAAACTTGAGCTTCTTAACATTGAGAGATGGTTCATCGCCACTACAATAAACCTCGAGTCAAAGTTAATAACCCCTCCCACATCCATTAGCATCCTCAAGAACCTTAATATAGAGCATACACTCCTATAATCCATCTATAGAGCATGCACTCCGATAatccaacaacaaacaaacagcAATTGATAGAAATGCATACTGCAACGCCTAAGTGAACAGGTTAATGAAAGTCGCTTAAGCGATACTTTACAAAAATTTGCGACGAACTTCTCGAAACTAATTTCTCAAGTAACAACCATTCAAACCTTACCCAACCACCATTACAACGATACATACATGCTGATTACAGCCTAATTAATGCTTCAATTGACGATCACTGTAAAATGGGCGCCCAAAGTTCAAACTCGCATCAGCCACTTAACAAATGATCGTAAATTCCTTCAAAATCGCATAATATAATCGAAACGTACAAAAACACTAAAATCTGACCTAATTATAGGTAAATTACATGAAATAAATCGCAATCAATTTATAATTCAGAGAGAGATAGGTATTTACCAGAAGAATATCGATTGAATAGTGGGAGATTGCATATGATACAAACAGAGTGCGGTGAAAGACGGCGGAATTAGGGTTTGTCGACGGCGAAGAAGGTTGTTTAATTTAATTCAGCCAATGTGGGAGGACCGGGAAATACACGGAGGGTGAATAACCATTTCACATGTCCTCAGTTTTAGAATTGTACGGAGTGTATGTATTCGGCTGGTCTTGCTTATGACGGACTAATCCCGTTACAAGCTTGTGAACTCTCACAAAAacggagaggggacaaggtggggcgcccccatgtgcttcccacctACCTCTaaatgggcattttgtgagagaaaacggtatccgtcacaaatgtaTTTTTCTCCCCATTTTAGGATATACCATGACGTAAATCGATATTTGTGATAGGTTAATGCAAGAGTGGTAATTTATtagccaattttttttttattttttatttttggaaAGAAACCTCTAAAGAGGGAACGAttttgaaataatgctcaaaaataaaataattgttGTTTtcggtcggttttgaaaataattgttgaaatggtgtccacgtaggctcggtatTTTCGAGCCTAAGTTAGGATACAAACACGCCAACAGGAATGGCGTGTCTCCTTCAGTAAACACGCCATTAGAGATAGCGTGTTTCTTCAGCGCATTTTTAAACCAAGGTGCAATCCAGTAGCTGGGCTAAATGATAGAAACAAAACACGCCATTAAGATTGGCTTGTCTTCTTTGGACTTAGGTAAACACGCCATTAGAAGTGGCGTGTTTCTTCAGTGCAATTTTTCCACCAAACTGTATGATCTAGTAAAGTGGTTAAAACCAgacacgccaatacgtatggTGTGTTTATGGGAAGAGACACGgcaatacgtatggcgtgtttctGCAGTATCTTTTTTTTATTTACAAAGCTGTCCATTTTCACTTCGTCCACATTTAGTTCCATTGTCAAAAGGCACAACCAAACTCAACAATGCAAATTGGACACAAACTATTGCCTATtgaaaattaaaataaagtttacaCACCACATAGTTTAGCACAAGGGGTTTAAAGTTTAAGTTTTCCAACTAAAATGTCAATTACACTAACCGTCTAAAGTGTCAAATACATTAACCGTCTAACTATTACATTAAGTTCTTCAAGTCTTCTTCTTGTTCTTCCCTCGAAAGCGAGTCCAAAACCCATTCCCCTTTGAAGGCTCTGGGGTACCTTGTTCATTGATGGGTGACATGGAAGACATGGAAGGATTAGAGCGTCTAGATCGCCTAGTGTATTGAACCAAAGGGATATCGTCGTCCATATCCATTGAGTTGAGTGACTCTTGAACCATAGGTGAACTTTCTTCCCTTGGTTATTCAGTTGGTTGAAGAAGATGAGAATAGCCTACATATTGAAGATATTGAGAGGAGTAGTCCCGGATGTGCGAAACCATGGAGCGGAAATGAGGAGGCATCTCAAGAGGCATTTGTTGAAGCTCCTTATCACATGTATCTCGGGACGCAAAGGTTAGAATGTTTGCAGGAAAACTACTAGACCATACTCTTCTACCAACTTGCCACGGATTTAACCGAGCCATTTCGTGAGCTACTTTATTAAAATCTC is a window encoding:
- the LOC141610829 gene encoding zinc finger CCCH domain-containing protein 41 isoform X2, yielding MQSPTIQSIFFCDPDEKEISDNDDDDRNHKHRRRDTEAQSSDKDSLEQALTQPYRKRNRPFQNGQGDFQSQNPLNRDFSKRRLTGTNFTRQFGEPGNGRGRGRGGYFQRETRFGSIDVASQMVHQASIPPSMFSGRGLPVPNAQSASWSGFGLVPTIPNGSINAINPLGLQGILGPQMNPSMNMGIQRQRCRDFEERGFCLRGDMCPMEHGVNRIVVEDVQSLSQFNLPVSLPSAQILGPSAGNGFISSADVSSSLINSRGPHSLTDISSVDEEVLAGATNAGGTDVYDPDQPLWNNDAHETSTPMLGLHSSGFDETVSFMDADLSDHAVRSRGDFTAAQSTSSSVWGRLRNSKNKLEPKEKFDARTKAPEFPAKETCEPSSVGQGNFHVGKQNNGALFGSKSVMTTSKLQNAGGTVRKSSQKAHRTLFVNCIPLKDNKRENLLSHFRKFGEVIDIYIPANSERAFVQFSKREEAEKALKAPDAVMGSRFIKLWWANRDSIADNDVSSPNNASISPQDVMAASGSTHPAVISKGKINVQHAAPKVVTLKPPGGSVTASNDLKLVNSPKPAPPAQKKMESLEVMKEQLRKKQEMLEQKRREFRQKLDKLTKQTSGKIEVPAELAEMRQASETPSNASKGENTQPLDAGISKPSPKALTADKIVMENLASNRANVNSAGALLDPLILKQQPIHPIATSGRPSYINRYKLDNRPTTFRIHAPLPVGLTNVAVLRDHFSLYGEISNLEVEDSYEEQSPNNLSDSEGMRNCSVRVSFATRPAAERAFLNGKSWHGQNLQFSWVTSTSSILVSSRSSGESSSALRGTSNIEVQSSEKTVNDETQNAMEPTESNSSPPKSSNELSCDSSRSNGERNSPAQKHSHPEVQSPHKSTGHVLLEADELENRNSEGLEEESGDDLKLDENLEAG
- the LOC141610829 gene encoding zinc finger CCCH domain-containing protein 41 isoform X1; amino-acid sequence: MSMELNTQSLKSTDLSPPDCTSDPDEKEISDNDDDDRNHKHRRRDTEAQSSDKDSLEQALTQPYRKRNRPFQNGQGDFQSQNPLNRDFSKRRLTGTNFTRQFGEPGNGRGRGRGGYFQRETRFGSIDVASQMVHQASIPPSMFSGRGLPVPNAQSASWSGFGLVPTIPNGSINAINPLGLQGILGPQMNPSMNMGIQRQRCRDFEERGFCLRGDMCPMEHGVNRIVVEDVQSLSQFNLPVSLPSAQILGPSAGNGFISSADVSSSLINSRGPHSLTDISSVDEEVLAGATNAGGTDVYDPDQPLWNNDAHETSTPMLGLHSSGFDETVSFMDADLSDHAVRSRGDFTAAQSTSSSVWGRLRNSKNKLEPKEKFDARTKAPEFPAKETCEPSSVGQGNFHVGKQNNGALFGSKSVMTTSKLQNAGGTVRKSSQKAHRTLFVNCIPLKDNKRENLLSHFRKFGEVIDIYIPANSERAFVQFSKREEAEKALKAPDAVMGSRFIKLWWANRDSIADNDVSSPNNASISPQDVMAASGSTHPAVISKGKINVQHAAPKVVTLKPPGGSVTASNDLKLVNSPKPAPPAQKKMESLEVMKEQLRKKQEMLEQKRREFRQKLDKLTKQTSGKIEVPAELAEMRQASETPSNASKGENTQPLDAGISKPSPKALTADKIVMENLASNRANVNSAGALLDPLILKQQPIHPIATSGRPSYINRYKLDNRPTTFRIHAPLPVGLTNVAVLRDHFSLYGEISNLEVEDSYEEQSPNNLSDSEGMRNCSVRVSFATRPAAERAFLNGKSWHGQNLQFSWVTSTSSILVSSRSSGESSSALRGTSNIEVQSSEKTVNDETQNAMEPTESNSSPPKSSNELSCDSSRSNGERNSPAQKHSHPEVQSPHKSTGHVLLEADELENRNSEGLEEESGDDLKLDENLEAG